In the genome of Camelus bactrianus isolate YW-2024 breed Bactrian camel chromosome 18, ASM4877302v1, whole genome shotgun sequence, the window CTTTCCCTGCTCCCAACCTGGGCAGTGCTCTCTTGTGCCTTCTCTGGGGTGATGTGGGAGGAGTGTCCCCTCCACTTTTGCCAGATCTTATTGGAACAGCATATTCCATATTATGGGAATGGCTttaattcaggcagttttcaaccTATTATCTGTCAACCTGTTGGCAGAGATGAGTCCATGGATCTAGATCCAGCGTCCCAGCCAAACTCCAGCACCTTCTGTGGCATCTGAGAGGGTCCACCCTTGCTTCTCAGGAGCCACTCTGCCACCAGAGTCAGTGTTGAGGTCTCCCCTCCGTACTTTGGAGCCTCCTGGCTCTGGGAACATACTATGCCCATTACTAGCCAGAGGGCAATGCAGTAGGCTTGGTGGAGTTTGCATTTAAATCCCAGTctgactatattcaataccttgtaatagcctataatgaaaaagaatatgaaaaggaatatatatatatgtataactgaatctctatgctgtaccagaaattaaaacattataaaccaactatatgtcaatttaaaaaaagaaaatatgaaagttaaacatttcataaattttaggaaaatgcaaattaagtgACAGGACAATCAAATACTTTTGTCTGATGCTACCAACTGTTCGTGAGGTCATGAAGCAGGCAAAACTCCTAAAACACTGTTGCTGGAAATTTAAATTGGTAcatatactttttaataaaattacagCTTGCTTGTCACATTCTTTATTAGATAAAGAAATTCCTTTAAATTactaatttgcttttttaagCATGAATTAATGTGgaactttatcaaatgctttttatcaACCATCAAATTAGATGATAATGACATCTTTCTCAAAgaggtgttgtgaggattaaaaaagttaacaggaaagaaaaaaatcccagtcTGGCCACTTAATTGGAGCCTCCTAAGGAAGTCAGTTCACATtgctgagcctccatttccttatctgaaaaatgggaataattgtCCCTGTCTCACAGGGGACTTGTGTGGGTTGAAAACATAATGCACGTAAAGTGCTCatcacaatgcctggcacagaataaatGCCTCTAAACTTGGGCTATTATCAAGGTCAGTTTGCCTCATAAAATTCAGCCCCATTTTGAGTATTTCAGTATCCTTTTGAGTGTCCTAAAGTTTCCttgtatttaattataaaattttaattaagtaaAATTCAATTGATTTGGAGAAGGACTTTAAGACAAACAGGCTGTAAATTCCTTACAATGTTCAAAAGTAGATAAAGTAGAAAAGAACACCCACAGGCTACAAAGCAAGCTCCTCGTTTATGAGATGCTGCAAGTCTGCCTAATACTTGGTAGACATGTAACAGATTATATGCTTAAAATGCCAAAAAGACTGGGGGGAGAAAGAACGGTACACTTGGATGGGTACAAGAATTCTCAGGAGGGGGTTGAATTTTAGGTCAACTGGTCATGAAACAAATCGAGAGCTGTTTGCCAGCTGCCAAACGATGAGGGAGGAGAGGCAGCTACTGACAGCTCTCTCCCAGGTAGGAGGGCCTGGAAACAGCAAGCCCTGTGGAGAGACAGCTGAGGCCAGGAGGGGGCCCAGCTGGTCATCCAGAGGCTGAGCCTAAAGCCAGGCTTTTTGACCCCAGGCCTGTTCCCTTGACTTTGCCCTGTCTGCGGTCTTAGATATCCAACTTTTCCCCAAATTGTTCCCTTTCCCCAGTCCTCACTCCAGGGAGGCCACCATCACTGTCTCCAGTGCTCTGTAACCCACCTTCCCACACCCCACCAGCCCAGttccaaatggtgattttctgtttattgctcaaaaacaaaaatccagaagcaaagatggggagactgagggctggggagatggcaggaagaggggaggggccttGTCCCAGCTCTTCCCCCTTTATCCCTCTTCTTCTGACCCTCCAAGGGTTAGAGGTTAGGTCCGGGGCCAGAGCATCTGGGAAGGGCAGAACCTTCATGGCCAAGGGAACAGCAGAGTTCTTGGGCAGTCTTTGTGGGATGCCCTGGGCAGGAGGTGCCCCAGGAGTTGCAGCAGGGGCTGAGTTCCCCTCTCAGGGTTCAAAAGCGGGTAGAGTTGGGTAGTAGGGGCAGGCCCCTTGCTTGGCAACTGAGAAGAGGAGGCTTTGGGCACAGGATGCTGGTTTATTTACTGTAGGGTCATCAAAGCCCCCTCGTGGGACCAGGAGACTATTTACacagcagggaggaagggagcgaGAGACCATGTCCTGTACTCCTCCCTGCCCAGAATGAGGAGAGGAGGGGCGTCCTGGGTCCTGCAGCCTTAGTCTTGGGGTTCAGATGGAAACTTCATACTCTCGTGTATcctagagacagagagatgggaTCAGTTGCTGGAGTGGGATGCGGGTAGAGGAGGCTGCAAAATGGGAGGAGGCATCCACCAGGAAGGGGAAAGACCACTGGGAGTTTGGAGGccatggggtggggatgggactGAATCTGGCCAATGGATGTATTTGGTTCATCCTACAGTAccttaaaataacataaaaatctggatttctggATTGAATTGAACAATTAGAAGATCTGGCAATTGGGCCTTAGTTTCCACCATGGACTGGATAGGGTACAGGTTTTCCAGTTAGCCACCGCCCTCACCACTCCCTACTGGCCCACCTGACTTGCTTTGTTCACTGACATAGACTTTGCAGGCAGCTGAGATTGCGATTCCCAAGATAGATATTACAGAGACCTTGAGAGAAGGTTATGGAGTCCCAGGGGAGCTGAGGGATGTGGTActccagggggagggggagggctcaCCCCAGCTTCATACAGTGGATTGCTGAAGTCTGACTCCACCGTGATGGGGCTGTAGGAATGGGAGCCCGAGAAGCCGAAGAGGGATTTTCCTTGTAGCCTGGGAAAGGGAGGAGATAGAGGGGCTTATCGAGAGGTGAGCCCCTAACCCCCCCTCACCCAGGCTTCTGTGCCAGGCAGGCGGGACATCTGCCCTGGCCAGCAGCTCTCTGAGTCAGGTACTTACTTGGTGTAGTATATGTAAACGCCACTGCCAAGGACGATGACCAAGCCTAGGGGCAGCAGAATGGCCAAGGCGAGGTTCCCACCCTCCAGCTGCCGTGACGGGTCGGTGGTCTGGGtcactggagggaggagggagaagccagtaagctggggctgggcccagccctgggctctcccagcctcctgccctgggccctgaACCCTGGACCTCACCCCACCGGGGGCCTGGCCTCCTGCCCCGGGCCTCTGCCTTGCCCTCCCAACTCGACCAGGCCTGGGTCTCCACCTGTGCCCTCACTGACCTTCCAGTTTTCGGTTGTCCAGGAGCTCCTCATAGGCcactgcagggagaggagggggaggggacggggtctgagccagggagggaaggaggctgggtaGAGGGCCGGGAGCCcagtggggctgggctggacaGCCTGGTTTCTCTGCCCTCTGCTCAACCTACACCTGATCCTTcccttggtgggggtgggggagtagtAGAGCAGGGCCTTCGTCCTTCTTCTCCAGACCCCTAAAATTCAGGGTTCCTGGGCAGCCTAAACCAACCAGGTCTGTACAATGTGTCAaaagtggggaaactgagatctAGGCAGAGGGCAAGGGACTGTCAAACCAAAGCCCTCTCTATTGCTTCTCTTAGGATAATTCCATGACCTTGAACTTCCCCAGGGCTTTTGCATGTACCTGTGAGGATGAGAGCCCACAGGAGGTGAATGGGGAGCTCAGCAGGGTTACCACTGGTCTCGAATTTGCTACCTGACTTTCCCAGCCCTGTCACATCCCAGACACTGCTGTGCCCCCTCCTGCCCGGTCTGCCCAGGCACCTTTGCAGAGTGGAGGCTGGCTGGTCCACTGTGAGGGGTGGCCGGGCACACAGGTGATGGTGACCTCACCGATGAGCTCAAAGCCCTCATAGCAGAAGAAGCGCAGAGACTCGCCCGCCTGGTAGTGATGCTTATACAGTGTCTGATAGCCATTCTCTGGCACCCCGGGGTTCAGGCATGGCTCGTACTTCACTGCAGGGAAGATGTCAGTCATGGGCCAGCTGCACTGCTGAGCTGGCCACCCAGCCACCCGCCCCAGGGTGTCTCCAGACTCACAGGCACACTTGGGGACCCGGTCGCTCCACTTGGGTGTGCCTGTGTCCCGGCTGTAGCAGGTGAGTACGGCTGCCCCCTCCAGGCTGTACCCTGGCAGACAGCGGTACTGAACATGGGAGCCAACAGGGAAGCCGGCATCTGAGGTGGTACGGTGCCCGTTGGTGATCTCACCAGGGTCAGCACAAGTCATGACTGTTGGCAAGAGGGCAAGGTCAGGGGAAGCTCATGCCTTAAAAGATCTCCCAGAAGCCTAGAGCTGGGAGAGCCCTGAGCCACAGACCATCTCCTCTGAGCAAACGCCCCCACCTCCCACTACATCCTCAGAATGAAGAGAGCAAGAGTTGGAAAAACTTAAACTTCAAAGCATTTTATATTTCAGGCTTCTTCCAGAAATCAGTGATTGGGGCAACCCAGGCCCCCATCCTAGGgtgaaatttgaaatatttaaccACTCTACCAGAGCATACTAGCtaaatcccagaagggtcagccCTGCATGGCAAATCATCGGCAGAAGAGCAGCTGCCCTGTTTAGAGGGGCCCAGCCCTCCTGCTCCCCACATTCTCGTCATTCCCAGCCCATTCTGCTCACTTAAATTGCCTGCCTGGCCCCTGTAGGTGTTTGTTTACAGCCTCACTGTGGATGAGCCCCAGTCATGGCCATTTCTTGTATCTAGACCTGTGCAAGTCACCCTGCTAAATGTTCTACAAACACAGTATCATAAACCCTGATGATCCCAAGAGGTCAACATCACTGACATCTCCCTTGGGGCTCAGGGTTCAGGGCAGTCAAATAACTGGCCCATGGTCAGTCAGCCAGGGAGTGGCAGATCTGGAACTGGCAGAGTCATAGCCAGGGAGCTCTGGGCTGAGATTAGAGACTTGGGTCTCAGCTCAGCTTAAGGCTCAGTGTGCTGCCTTGGGCAGGTTGCCTCCTGAGCCTTGGGCAGCCGGGCCAGTCCTATCCCCTGTAGGCCTCACTTCCATCCCTTCCTGTCCCTGCTCCTGTCCTGTCTTGGTTCCAGATTGGACATCCTATGAATCCTGCCAGGGATGGGGAGCTGTGTCAACTAGAAAGATTTTCTTGAGTCCAGTCCAAATCTGGCTTCCTGAAATTTATCCTCATTGGTTCCATTATTGCTCCTAGGGGCCAGGTGAGAGACATACAATCCCATATCCTTGTGGCAGGCTTCCCAAAATTTGGAGAAAGTGACAAGATGCCACCCCTTTGTGCTCTTCTAAAATATAAacactcctctctcctttcttttcttttctttctttaaaaaaattttaaaggtaggTACTAGGGTTAggacccaggatctcatgcatgcttcTTACATGCTCTCCCACTGAACTATTACCATCCCCCCATCCCAGCTcttttaaatgtcacctcttctgtGAAATCTCCTGCCCTATCCCTAGGACAATTAACCCATCCCTCTTCCCACAGCCCTTCTTCATATTTACAGAAACTACTATTTACTCCCTGTTTACTGGCACCAGGCACTAAGGTGAAaaactttttatttgcttttcacaaCCCCCTATTCctacttcacagatgaagaagccaaaggctcagagatgttaggTACCTTGCCTGAAGTCACCCAGCGGTTACCACTCTAATATCTGAGTTGTTTAATTATCTATCCTCCTCCCAGACTGTGAACTCCGACAGGGCAGGGAGGTTCCCCAACCCCTCCGCATAACCCCAGCCCCAACTCAGCATGGGACTTCAGTGATTGCATTAAAATAAACCAAGTTCTCTGACGAGCCTAGGCCCCAGCAAAGTGACTCCCCGTAATGCCAAGGGTTGGGGGCTGAGAGACTAAAGGTCGGCCTAGAACAGAAAAAGCAGAACCGAGAGAAGATGGGGCGGGCTTGGGGGATGCGCCCGAAAGGGTGGAACTCAGAGGGGACAGGCGGGGCCAGGAGACAATGGGCGCGGGGCCACGAAAAGGTGAAGGGGCAACCGGAGGAACCAGGGTCAGGTCCCAGAACAGAGCAATAGAGATGCAGCCCGGGTAAGATGAGAGTGGGGCCCAAAGGGGCAGTTTCGGGGCGCTTAGGAGCAGAGGAGTGGAACCTGATAGGCATAGGGTCGGGGCCTGAGGAAAATCTAGGCAGGACTCAGAGCGAAGGGATGGAGCCGGGACTGGCCAAGGGCTGGGGCAAGAACGGACGGAGGCGGGGCGCAGAGGTGATGGGCGGGGCCCAGAAAAGCAGTGAAACCCAGCAGGGCAGGGGCGGAGCCTTGAGAGGACGGGGTGGGGCCATGAGAACACGGGGCGGGGCCCGGGCTCACTCTTTTGGCAGGCGGGCGGCGCTGCGCTCCAGGACAGGTCCCACTGGCAGGTGAGAATGTCGGAGCCGAGCAGCTCGTAGCCAGGCTCGCACTGGTAAGTAAGTACCGTGCCCCGGATCAGGTCCCCGTGGGAAGCCGTCCTCCAGCCCCATTCCGGAGGCGGCAGCTCGGGGCACGTGTCGTTCCTGGGGACCTCTGAAGGGAGATACAGCGAGTTCGGACACTGCCCTACGACTCAGGACACCCTTCCAGCCTCAGGGGCCTTTCTGGCCTGCCTGACCCCTGCCTCTCGGGACCCTGGGCCTCGGTACCTTTGAAGTGCAGCACGAAACCCTGGCCAAGGCCCGGGTTTGGGGGTCCGGGCGGTGCCTGGAACTGCAGCGTGAGGTCGGGCCCAGAGGAGAGGAGGCGGCGGCGCGGTTGAGGTCCCCGCAGCTGGGCCAGGACTCGGGCGCTGGGACCGTCCCCATCGAATAGTGTCAGCATATCCCCTTCGCGCACATTCAAGCTTCAGAGAGTGGGACCAGATATGGGCGCTGGGTTACTACCGGCCCTTCTCATCAGGTTCTACCTAATCCCTAACTCAGTTCATTAGTAACCCTGCCTACTCTCCAGTCCTGCCTCACATTCCCCTAGCCCAGGCCTCAGATTTGATCATATATGGACTTCTCTTCTATGCCAGTCGCTCCAGATTCCATTTGTTCTGTGGCTTCTCCCGGTTTCTGCTTCCCAATCCCCAACCCTACTCATTACTAATGCCTCCCACTCTCCAGTCCCTCCTCCATCAGCAGTTGATGCACAGCCAGGCTCTGCTCCAGCTGTGACCAATCACAGACCAAGCTCATTACCACCCTGCCCGAATCTAGGCCACGCCTGAGTACCTGCTTTTTGAACCAAGCCCAATTCTGGTCCTATCCAGTCATGTGACCACTTCATACCGAATTGGCTCactggatttcacacacacacatactcatctTGTGCACTGCTGCTGACCCAAGAACTTGGGCCTGGGTCCCTGGAAATTGCCCAGGGGCAGCCTCAGAAACAGCCAAAGAGTGAGACTCCAGGCCAGAGCCCCTTTTTCACAATGGCGCATGAGGAAGGCTGCATTACCCCATTTACTTGTTCTAAGTTGCTTGAGAAATAAGTGATTTGTACCCAGGTCTACATGTTGTACCACACCCCCATCCAGAATCCTTAGCCATCTCTTTCATCCAACTATATGTTCACCAAATCCTGTGTAGATGTTCCAGCCAACCAGGCTCAGAATGCAGCCCGGTGCATTGTTATAACACAATTGGCTGAGCCCCCGCCCATGGCACCCTCTGCAATACCCAAACGTACATCTCAACTTGGAGCAAGATGCGCTTCTCTTCCTGGACGTGCAGACCCCACACGCAATCTTGGCCTGGGCTATAGCTCTGGGGCCAGTCTGGAGAGAGGACCACACCAGCTGGCTCTGACAGCTCCCCTCCACACATGGCTAGGGTAGAAAGAGTGTCAGATTCAGGACCCAGGTGGGCCTGCAGTCTCCATGTCACCACAGTCCTCACCACTCCCAAAAGTGTGTACTAGACCCCCTCCAGGGTTTCATATTATCTATTACCCACCTGATTCTTGCCATGCCTAGTTCAATCCCCATCCCCACTCTTAACTAACCCTGCCCACTCTTCAGCCTAGGCATCAGCACTTATGACTTAGCCCAACTCCAGTTCTAGCTCTTGAAGACATTTGGGTTGTGACCTTCGAATTTGCTAACAAGCCCGCCAACTACTTAGCCAAGAAAACTGAGCCTCTGAAAGGGACAGGGATTGACTCAAGGCCTGGGTTTACTATGTTCTCCTTCCTGAATCCTTCCTAGGATCCTCAGCTCAGGGGGCAGTCTGTGGACTGAAGGACCTCCCGGGGAGGTAGAGGGCTCACCCTTGCAGGATGGCTCTGTGTCGTTCCAGTGCGGTTCTGTGGGATCCACACATTCGATGGCATTGGGGGGGCCAGGAGGCTCCAGTGCATATCCTGGGAGGCATGAGAAGGTggccagcgcccctgggcggtaCTCAGGGTCCGTGGTGGTGACATTGCCATGTGCCAGGAAAGGGGCAAAGCAGCGATCTTCCTCAAAAGCTAGAGAGGAGTCCATCACAGGAATTAAGCATTAGGACAGGCCTCAAGGGATCTCAGACTAGGGAATATGGCTGAATTCAAGTGTTGTTTGGCCCCCCAGTGGGCTATTTAAAATTGAATGCCCTTGGGTTTTGCTTTCACTCTCCAGTTTCCCCAAAACCCTAAGACTCCCCATTCACATATTTATGTTAGCTCCCCAGCTTCTGGACAGAAAACCCAAGGCCAGTCAAATCCCAGCCACTATTCTACAGATGAAGATACTGAGGTCCACAGACAAACAGCCACTTGCCCCATGTCATGCAGTAGGGCAGTGGCAGAACCAGGTCTCAAGCCCATATTGCTTGATTCCCAGCCAGAGACACTTAGCTCTAGAAACAGCAAAGGGCTTGGGAGAAGGGGTGCCTTTGGAGACCTGCTTCTGGAGGTGTGTTCACTTCTCAGAAATAACACTTGGATTCTGATCATCTGTGATTACCCATACtgtggctaaaatccaaaactaAGGCTAACACAAAATCTACCCAGTTTGACTTTGGACTAAGTCAGCAGAAATGAACACCTGTGGAGGATTTTAGTTTTTGCCCATCTGATTATATCTTAGCCACAAAACATCTGTGAGGTAAGACTCAGATGCCTCTGATACAGACAGAGTCTGAAGCCCATGGAGCAGAATCCCTCAAGCCTCGGAATTCTCTTTGCACTCTCAGAATCCAACTGgcaatttatttttcagatccaCTCATTTATTTGACTGTTACTTAATCTGATAAGGTGTCATGTCCAAATCCTTTGCATCCATCAGGGCCAAGTGCCAATTCCATTTCTCCCTTGATTCATGCCAGAAACCAGCCCCTCCCATCTCTGAGCAGTTCATGTTCTTTGTCTCTTTCCTGCTACTCTTTGCACAAATTCTTGATTCCAGCCACAGTGAAACTCTGTTTCCCAAACATATCAAGTTTTTCTCTACCTCTTTACTGTTGCTCACACTGTTCCTTTCATCTAAGATGCTCATTCCCaatcttcctcttttaaaattctctctatcCTGCAAGGTCTAGCTCAAATGCCTCCTCCCATGATCACTGACCTCCTTGTTTCTACCTGTCCAGCATCCAGTTCCCCTCTGTCTGTCAAAAGCACTATTTTCATTTTGGGACACATGCCCTCCCCTCTTGCAGTCCATGAGGCTCAGCTGGGGCCAACTAGGGATGGCCACATGATGTGGATCTACCAATCATAACACCACCTCCCCCTAACTACAGTGAGTGGCTCAGGCATAGACACATGACCTAAGCCAGGGCAATAAAAGCCTTTCCTGGCATTTTTGCAGAAGCTCTTAGAAAAGTGCTATGCTTCCTCTCTTTCTAGTGGGGCTACTGAAGTTGGTGAGATGTAAATCTGGAACTGCTAGGTATACAGCAGACAGAGAGTCTGCCTGAGAATAAAGCCAACAGGGAGGAAAGGACGGAGAGATTAAAGTCACTGGTCTCTTGGCTTTGTATATGGATCCAGCCAACCATGAAGCTCAAGTAGAAAAGGCCACTTCAGGGAATTAGAAGGGGTCCAGATGAAGGGATTCTTGTAGTTTTGGGGTGGGGAGACAAGTCAGTTTTCAGGAATCCAAACATAGAGATGAGCAGAGATGGAGTATGCACTTGTGAACATGCCTGGGCATCAGGAAGATGGGGAGGTACAGGAGTTGGGGCCACGATTACCTTCAAATCGGAGTTACCTTCAAATCGGAGGCTTAGCAGCAGGGGATTGGCAGGTGTCTCTGAAAGCAGCTCCACATAGAGGGACTGGGCGTCACTGATGAGACCCCGCTCTGGGACATCATCCATGTCCGAGTCATAGATCACTGGGGATAGGGGACTGCCCCCTGAGCGCACCATCAGCCTGGGATGCACAGAGGTGGCCAGGAGCTCAGCTTCCCCTCAGAAGCTGCCTCACTTCTTGTCTGCTCCCCTAACTTAATTTCATAGGTATTATTTTCAAACATCAACTATATGCCACATATTCTTCTAAGCCTTTACATGTTTTATCTTGTTTAATGCTCACAAGAATCCTTGAGTcaggtaccattattatccctcattttatagaggagaaaactgaggcatagaaagtAAGTAACCTATCAAACATATAGCAACTGGTGGCAGAGGTGGAATACCAGTTTGTTAGATAAAGAATGAGAATAATGATGAGGATggcaaacaaatttgtagtgtttactgtgtgctaggcaccaTTTCAAGCACTTTACATATCTTAATGCATTTGTCCGCACAGAAACCTTGAGAGGGAGGtactgttatcttcattttatagacgacaaatctgagacacagagaggtgaagtgatttgTCTAGTTTGCACAGCTATACTGCCTAAGAAAGGGGAAGGACTAACCTGTATTTGACACAGATCCCAACTGGGATCCACCCCAGGTCTGTCCGACTCCCCACTGCAGCCTCCCTATTTCCCTGAGGTGGGGACCTCTGACCCAAGGCCCAGACCCTCACCGGTCATTGTCCTCATCCAGTGAGACCCTCTCGAAGTGCAGATGCAGCCGGCGTCCTTCAGCTGCTTCAATGACCCAGCGGCAGGTAAGGTTGGGCCCTGCAGCTCCCCCAGGCTCAGGGGACACGATGCGGCCAAGTGTAGCATTGTGGATGGTGCCACCACAGGATGCTGTGGGCAGAGGGGGGCAGGTTAAGGTGACTTGTCCTTCTCCCACCTTCAGAGCTGTTGTGCCCACACCTTTGCCTGGGACCTGGCCTCAGGGTGGCCTCTGCCCTACAGGCTCACCCCAGGACCTTTTCCAACCCTCTACACAGGTGAGGAACCAGCCCTGGAATAGAAAAACCCCAGGATGGACACTCCCCAGAATGGAGATTCCATCAAAATGAAGACTTCCCCACAGATGTTGACATCCTGGGATAGGGAGTTATGGGGAAGTTCTTCAAAACTGAAGCTCTCAGATCGAAAATCTTCAAGATGTGATCCCAGAATGAAGACTCTCTGGGATAGAAAACCTCCAGATGTGGAGCCCAAGAATAGTTTCCTCTAGGATGAAGAGTCTCTGCAAGAAGTGGCCTCCAGAATGGTGACTCCCCAAATGGAAACCCTCCAGGTGGAACATCCTCAGATGGAGATCCCAAGTATGGAGACCCTCAGGATAAAGAGCTccagaaggagaccccaggatagGGACTCTTCAGGCTAGAAACCCCTTCAAGATGGGTGCTCCCCAAAGATAGAGACCGCCAACTCAGGACCCTCTAATGGGGCAACCAGGACATAAGCCCCAACCTATTGTGGCAGGAGACTCACCCATGCAGCTGGGGAGTTCACTGCTCCAGGCTGGCCGGGTGCCATTGAGGCAGATGAGGGTCTCCTCACCCTGCAGCTGGTAGCCCGAATCACAGTGGAAGGTGGCAGTGCCTCCAGGGTGAAGATCTGTCACACTCACATCCCCGTGAGCTGGCCGGGGAGGGAAGCCACAGCTTAAGAGGTAGGCTGGATCaggcagagaaggagaaggaggactCACTTTCCAATGCCATGGGCCCCCAgcacttcctctcctctctccaggtCCCCCTGGGGCAGAAACTGACTTCATACTGAAGTCCTTACATGGACACATTGTCTCATGAAGAGGTAATTTCAACATCCCTTATATCCCCTAATCTTTGTGCTCTACCCACTTTGgcccccattttgtagatgagataCCTGAAACTCAAAGAAGTTGTGGACCCTAACActcatttgctgtgtgacctcaggcaaatcagTTGACCGCTGTGAACCCCATCCAGTTCTAATAATAACAAAAAGGACTTGCAAAGCTTGTTTAGCTTTCAAAATGAGTTAATGTAGTGCTTTTGAGGTAGTCAGAGAAAGGTTGTGACCCATTTTCCAGATATGGAAATTGAGGCTCCAAGTTTTTAAGTGCCTCATGTCATTTTCTCCCCTCTCTATACATGGATTTTCTTCCACTGAGGTGCACTGTGGTATTATACCCTCAGCTTTCATCCTGAGAAGCCACATGAAACTCCTTTGGGAACTTTGACTATTTTGTCATTAAAGATCTTAATACTCAGTGCCCCCTAAATGAATCCCCCGGTGAAAAGGA includes:
- the SEZ6L2 gene encoding seizure 6-like protein 2 isoform X2, producing the protein MGTPRAQHPPPPKLLFLILLSCPWIQGLPLKEEEALPEPESETPTAASEALAELLHGALLRKGPEMGYLHGSDPDPTLATPPAGQTLAAPSLPRATEPGTGPLTTAVTPKGSRGAGPTAPELLTPPPGTTAPPLPGPASPGPPLGPEGGEEETTTTIITTTTVTTTVTSPVLCNNNISEGEGHVESPDLGSTASRTLGLLDCTYSIHVYPGYGIEIQVQTLNLSREEELLVLAGGGSPGLAPRLLANSSMLGEGQVLRSPTNRLLLHFQSPRVPRGGGFRIHYQAYLLSCGFPPRPAHGDVSVTDLHPGGTATFHCDSGYQLQGEETLICLNGTRPAWSSELPSCMASCGGTIHNATLGRIVSPEPGGAAGPNLTCRWVIEAAEGRRLHLHFERVSLDEDNDRLMVRSGGSPLSPVIYDSDMDDVPERGLISDAQSLYVELLSETPANPLLLSLRFEAFEEDRCFAPFLAHGNVTTTDPEYRPGALATFSCLPGYALEPPGPPNAIECVDPTEPHWNDTEPSCKAMCGGELSEPAGVVLSPDWPQSYSPGQDCVWGLHVQEEKRILLQVEILNVREGDMLTLFDGDGPSARVLAQLRGPQPRRRLLSSGPDLTLQFQAPPGPPNPGLGQGFVLHFKEVPRNDTCPELPPPEWGWRTASHGDLIRGTVLTYQCEPGYELLGSDILTCQWDLSWSAAPPACQKIMTCADPGEITNGHRTTSDAGFPVGSHVQYRCLPGYSLEGAAVLTCYSRDTGTPKWSDRVPKCALKYEPCLNPGVPENGYQTLYKHHYQAGESLRFFCYEGFELIGEVTITCVPGHPSQWTSQPPLCKVAYEELLDNRKLEVTQTTDPSRQLEGGNLALAILLPLGLVIVLGSGVYIYYTNPSISSLSQATRKIPLRLLGLPFLQPHHGGVRLQQSTV